Proteins found in one Parasteatoda tepidariorum isolate YZ-2023 chromosome 7, CAS_Ptep_4.0, whole genome shotgun sequence genomic segment:
- the LOC107450556 gene encoding autophagy-related protein 13 homolog has protein sequence MSAKSLERLSVREREKLEKYIKSFIAKVPQAIVQSRFGKMRDRSSNCSSLDNDVYEIAIEDDLEVQEKVKEACRNVNPLHEFSVNVEILLHTIDQETLALEEWNIRQVYSQTFWDPRYKVSAEIEVIFRKLYMLLKSVIPVTRANPAFKMSLQHKKYNYVMMYRIYSGEPRISQLGINPVKYKLGEVHTPVGTMSVSVAYRSDQEMTIEPKNSEKENSFMLNSDYFNLDLSPKRLSSAPRTIKNHVLRNNSNSQNVGAFAQCNLVPDPGFPELAFLQKSILHPSRSCLRQENEEANDNVKGDLNSNVSPDVKLDRKDIIKDADRLSCSDVSDGSDFVLVDLKPPFATCDPDHGLGAFYQECQLAPPLSSFSDQPSLEEQVLDVATQLEKFEISMMDFDKFVDSVCQINSKN, from the exons atgagtGCTAAGTCGCTTGAAAGGTTGTCTGTTCGGGAGCGTGAGAAGTTAGAAAAGTATATTAAGTCTTTCATAGCAAAAGTCCCACAAGCCATTGTTCAATCCAGATTTGGGAAAATGAGGGATCGTTCTTCGAATTGCAGTTCTTTAGACAATGATGTG TATGAAATTGCCATTGAAGATGATTTAGAAGTTCAAGAAAAAGTGAAAGAAGCTTGTAGAAATGTTAATCCACTGCATGAATTCTCTGTGAACGTTGAAATTCTTTTGCATACTATAGATCAAGAGACATTAGCATTAGAAGAATGGAACATACGTCAAGTATATTCCCAAACATTTTGGGATCCTAGGTATAAAGTTTCTGCCGAAATCGAAGTGATTTTTCGTAAATTGTATATGCTGTTGAAGTCAGTTATTCCTGTAACACGTGCTAATCCAGCATTCAAAATGTCACTGCAGCACAAGAAATACAATTATGTTATGATGTATAGAATCTATTCTGGTGAACCAAgg atttcacAATTGGGTATTAATCCTGTGAAATACAAGCTTGGAGAAGTTCATACACCAGTTGGAACAATGAGCGTTTCAGTTGCTTATAGATCTGATCAGGAGATGACTATAGAACCTAAAAATTCAGAGAAGGAAAACTCTTTTATGTTGAACAGTGATTACTTTAATCTTGATCTCAGTCCTAAAAGATTAAGCTCTGCTCCAAGaactattaaaaa tcatgttttaagaaataactcTAATTCCCAAAATGTTGGAGCTTTTGCTCAATGCAACTTAGTGCCAGATCCTGGTTTTCCTGAATTAGCATTCCTACAAAAATCAATATTGCACCCATCACGCAGTTGCTTGCGGCAAGAGAATGAAGAAGCCAATGATAATGTGAAAGGTGATCTCAATTCAAATGTCTCTCCTGACGTTAAGCTGGATAGAAAAGATATTATTAAAGATGCTGATAGACTTTCTTGCAGCGATGTATCAGATGGTAGTGATTTTGTTCTAGTTGATCTT aaGCCGCCATTTGCTACTTGTGATCCCGATCACGGTTTAGGTGCTTTTTACCAAGAATGCCAGCTTGCCCCACCCCTGTCATCCTTCAGTGATCAACCATCTTTAGAGGAACAGGTGCTTGACGTAGCTACACAGcttgagaaatttgaaattagtatgATGGACTTTGACAAATTTGTGGATTCTGTTTGCcaaattaactctaaaaattga